A window of Cucurbita pepo subsp. pepo cultivar mu-cu-16 chromosome LG06, ASM280686v2, whole genome shotgun sequence contains these coding sequences:
- the LOC111797293 gene encoding KH domain-containing protein HEN4-like isoform X2, which produces MSAPLTPSKRSRDRNIVKSNGKGKWQKTSGSRSHKQSFKLSPGYAIFRVLFPVSRIDSLVGGDGDVLSKISEETGVEIRVEDTIPGCDERIVVIGGSNQETEVNPEEKNKEDNKNSEVEENEGDNAEWTKKEDKVSLPGEESKQKEVPYLQLRKALFLVSEKIFDEEPEADGADVEGDKLSTFVLRLLVLSSQVGCLLGKGGSVIKQMSSDSGAQIRILPRDKLPPCATSSDELVQISGGNDVVKRALELVFQQLIENSPHDKDPVTSSMTAQSSHSSGQSRSWAHDYPLGSSSLNAHAGPYSVPREVGNFHSSTPSLAPNKQYETSIPGRIKPSQEILSFRLLCPSERVGNVIGKGGVVVKALQQETGCDIKVIESALDPDDRIILVTGPANPDDRISPVQDAVFRVQARIVKAVPDSKEQNLVARFLVYSNQIGCLLGKGGSIIAEMRKSTGAYIRILGKEQVPKCVGEDEEMVQINGDPETVQDAMLQITTRLRQHFFRDAFPSVNNHPNPAFVDRLPSFPSYFGRRELSPPGIYSNLGPSFHKFDALSGIPSLSDLRDDRPAFLHRPGAPLLSDRKPWSSQGLVEGGVGLPDFTGAHHRRIAGFGGVNNPAIITSTTVEVAVPRDLVPVICGENGECLKQIRQISDAKITITEPKQGAVETVIIISGTPEQTHAAQSLIQAFVISETESS; this is translated from the exons ATGTCTGCTCCATTGACTCCATCAAAGAGATCACGTGATCGGAACATTGTCAAGTCCAATGGGAAAGGAAAGTGGCAGAAGACATCAGGGTCTCGTTCGCATAAGCAATCCTTCAAATTGTCTCCTGGCTATGCTATCTTTCGTGTTCTCTTTCCTGTTTCCAGAATTGACAGCCTTGTTGGTGGAGATGGAGAtgttttatctaaaattagtgaagAAACAGGCGTAGAAATCAGAGTAGAAGACACTATCCCTGGATGTGATGAGAGAATTGTAGTAATTGGAGGCTCTAATCAAGAAACTGAAGTGAACCCCGAGGAGAAGAATAAGGAAGACAACAAAAATTCTGAAGTCGAGGAGAATGAGGGTGATAATGCCGAGTGGACAAAGAAGGAAGACAAAGTTTCTCTTCCTGGGGAAGAATCTAAACAAAAGGAGGTTCCATATTTGCAATTGCGAAAAGCCCTCTTTCTTGTTTCTGAGAAGATATTTGATGAAGAACCGGAGGCAGATGGGGCAGATGTTGAAGGTGATAAGCTGTCTACATTTGTTTTAAGATTGCTTGTTCTTTCTAGTCAAGTTGGGTGCCTATTGGGAAAGGGTGGCAGTGTAATCAAACAAATGTCATCTGATAGTGGAGCGCAAATTAGAATTCTTCCCAGGGATAAACTTCCTCCGTGCGCAACTTCCAGTGATGAGCTAGTCCAG ATTAGCGGAGGAAATGATGTGGTAAAGAGAGCTCTTGAACTTGTTTTTCAGCAGCTAATTGAAAATTCACCCCATGATAAGGATCCTGTCACCTCAAGCATGACTGCACAGTCATCACATTCATCTGGACAGTCTCGTTCTTGGGCTCATGATTATCCTCTGGGTAGTAGTTCTCTTAATGCTCATGCAGGCCCTTACTCTGTGCCTCGTGAAGTTGGCAACTTTCATTCCAGTACACCGTCTCTTGCTCCTAATAAACAGTATGAAACCAGCATTCCTGGTCGAATCAAACCTTCTCaagaaattttaagttttcgTTTATTATGCCCATCTGAGAGAGTTGGAAATGTGATTGGAAAAGGAGGAGTAGTAGTAAAGGCTCTTCAGCAAGAGACAGGCTGTGACATCAAAGTTATTGAAAGTGCCTTGGACCCAGACGATCGCATTATACTTGTAACTGGTCCTGCG AATCCAGATGACAGAATATCACCTGTACAAGATGCTGTTTTTCGCGTTCAGGCCAGGATTGTCAAGGCTGTACCAGACAGCAAGGAGCAGAACTTGGTGGCTAGGTTTCTTGTTTACTCCAATCAAATTGGTTGTCTTCTTGGGAAAGGTGGCTCCATCATAGCTGAAATGAGAAAGTCGACTGGTGCATATATTCGTATTTTAGGAAAGGAGCAGGTCCCAAAGTGTGTtggtgaagatgaagaaatggtCCAG ATAAATGGAGATCCTGAAACAGTTCAAGATGCTATGTTGCAGATAACTACTCGGCTGAGGCAGCATTTTTTCCGCGATGCATTTCCATCAGTTAATAATCATCCAAATCCTGCATTTGTTGATAGACTTCCTTCATTTCCTTCGTATTTTGGAAGGAGGGAATTGTCACCACCAGGAATCTATTCAAATTTAGGACCCTCATTTCACAAGTTTGATGCTCTTAGTGGCATTCCTTCACTTAGTGATTTGCGAGATGATCGACCTGCTTTTCTTCATAGGCCAGGTGCTCCTCTGTTATCTGATAGAAAACCATGGAGCTCTCAG GGACTAGTTGAAGGTGGTGTTGGCTTGCCAGACTTTACAGGAGCCCATCATAGGAGAATCGCTGGATTTGGAGG AGTAAATAATCCAGCTATTATTACGAGCACCACTGTTGAAGTAGCTGTTCCTCGAGACCTTGTCCCCGTTATTTGTGGAGAGAATGGTGAATGTTTGAAACAGATTCGTCAG ATTTCTGATGCAAAAATTACGATTACTGAGCCAAAGCAAGGAGCTGTTGAAACTGTGATTATCATTTCTGGAACACCCGAGCAAACCCATGCGGCTCAGAGTCTTATTCAAGCTTTTGTAATCAGCGAGACGGAGTCTAGTTGA
- the LOC111797293 gene encoding KH domain-containing protein HEN4-like isoform X1, which yields MLVAGMSAPLTPSKRSRDRNIVKSNGKGKWQKTSGSRSHKQSFKLSPGYAIFRVLFPVSRIDSLVGGDGDVLSKISEETGVEIRVEDTIPGCDERIVVIGGSNQETEVNPEEKNKEDNKNSEVEENEGDNAEWTKKEDKVSLPGEESKQKEVPYLQLRKALFLVSEKIFDEEPEADGADVEGDKLSTFVLRLLVLSSQVGCLLGKGGSVIKQMSSDSGAQIRILPRDKLPPCATSSDELVQISGGNDVVKRALELVFQQLIENSPHDKDPVTSSMTAQSSHSSGQSRSWAHDYPLGSSSLNAHAGPYSVPREVGNFHSSTPSLAPNKQYETSIPGRIKPSQEILSFRLLCPSERVGNVIGKGGVVVKALQQETGCDIKVIESALDPDDRIILVTGPANPDDRISPVQDAVFRVQARIVKAVPDSKEQNLVARFLVYSNQIGCLLGKGGSIIAEMRKSTGAYIRILGKEQVPKCVGEDEEMVQINGDPETVQDAMLQITTRLRQHFFRDAFPSVNNHPNPAFVDRLPSFPSYFGRRELSPPGIYSNLGPSFHKFDALSGIPSLSDLRDDRPAFLHRPGAPLLSDRKPWSSQGLVEGGVGLPDFTGAHHRRIAGFGGVNNPAIITSTTVEVAVPRDLVPVICGENGECLKQIRQISDAKITITEPKQGAVETVIIISGTPEQTHAAQSLIQAFVISETESS from the exons ATGTTAGTTGCAGGAATGTCTGCTCCATTGACTCCATCAAAGAGATCACGTGATCGGAACATTGTCAAGTCCAATGGGAAAGGAAAGTGGCAGAAGACATCAGGGTCTCGTTCGCATAAGCAATCCTTCAAATTGTCTCCTGGCTATGCTATCTTTCGTGTTCTCTTTCCTGTTTCCAGAATTGACAGCCTTGTTGGTGGAGATGGAGAtgttttatctaaaattagtgaagAAACAGGCGTAGAAATCAGAGTAGAAGACACTATCCCTGGATGTGATGAGAGAATTGTAGTAATTGGAGGCTCTAATCAAGAAACTGAAGTGAACCCCGAGGAGAAGAATAAGGAAGACAACAAAAATTCTGAAGTCGAGGAGAATGAGGGTGATAATGCCGAGTGGACAAAGAAGGAAGACAAAGTTTCTCTTCCTGGGGAAGAATCTAAACAAAAGGAGGTTCCATATTTGCAATTGCGAAAAGCCCTCTTTCTTGTTTCTGAGAAGATATTTGATGAAGAACCGGAGGCAGATGGGGCAGATGTTGAAGGTGATAAGCTGTCTACATTTGTTTTAAGATTGCTTGTTCTTTCTAGTCAAGTTGGGTGCCTATTGGGAAAGGGTGGCAGTGTAATCAAACAAATGTCATCTGATAGTGGAGCGCAAATTAGAATTCTTCCCAGGGATAAACTTCCTCCGTGCGCAACTTCCAGTGATGAGCTAGTCCAG ATTAGCGGAGGAAATGATGTGGTAAAGAGAGCTCTTGAACTTGTTTTTCAGCAGCTAATTGAAAATTCACCCCATGATAAGGATCCTGTCACCTCAAGCATGACTGCACAGTCATCACATTCATCTGGACAGTCTCGTTCTTGGGCTCATGATTATCCTCTGGGTAGTAGTTCTCTTAATGCTCATGCAGGCCCTTACTCTGTGCCTCGTGAAGTTGGCAACTTTCATTCCAGTACACCGTCTCTTGCTCCTAATAAACAGTATGAAACCAGCATTCCTGGTCGAATCAAACCTTCTCaagaaattttaagttttcgTTTATTATGCCCATCTGAGAGAGTTGGAAATGTGATTGGAAAAGGAGGAGTAGTAGTAAAGGCTCTTCAGCAAGAGACAGGCTGTGACATCAAAGTTATTGAAAGTGCCTTGGACCCAGACGATCGCATTATACTTGTAACTGGTCCTGCG AATCCAGATGACAGAATATCACCTGTACAAGATGCTGTTTTTCGCGTTCAGGCCAGGATTGTCAAGGCTGTACCAGACAGCAAGGAGCAGAACTTGGTGGCTAGGTTTCTTGTTTACTCCAATCAAATTGGTTGTCTTCTTGGGAAAGGTGGCTCCATCATAGCTGAAATGAGAAAGTCGACTGGTGCATATATTCGTATTTTAGGAAAGGAGCAGGTCCCAAAGTGTGTtggtgaagatgaagaaatggtCCAG ATAAATGGAGATCCTGAAACAGTTCAAGATGCTATGTTGCAGATAACTACTCGGCTGAGGCAGCATTTTTTCCGCGATGCATTTCCATCAGTTAATAATCATCCAAATCCTGCATTTGTTGATAGACTTCCTTCATTTCCTTCGTATTTTGGAAGGAGGGAATTGTCACCACCAGGAATCTATTCAAATTTAGGACCCTCATTTCACAAGTTTGATGCTCTTAGTGGCATTCCTTCACTTAGTGATTTGCGAGATGATCGACCTGCTTTTCTTCATAGGCCAGGTGCTCCTCTGTTATCTGATAGAAAACCATGGAGCTCTCAG GGACTAGTTGAAGGTGGTGTTGGCTTGCCAGACTTTACAGGAGCCCATCATAGGAGAATCGCTGGATTTGGAGG AGTAAATAATCCAGCTATTATTACGAGCACCACTGTTGAAGTAGCTGTTCCTCGAGACCTTGTCCCCGTTATTTGTGGAGAGAATGGTGAATGTTTGAAACAGATTCGTCAG ATTTCTGATGCAAAAATTACGATTACTGAGCCAAAGCAAGGAGCTGTTGAAACTGTGATTATCATTTCTGGAACACCCGAGCAAACCCATGCGGCTCAGAGTCTTATTCAAGCTTTTGTAATCAGCGAGACGGAGTCTAGTTGA